Proteins found in one Rhodobacter capsulatus SB 1003 genomic segment:
- a CDS encoding 2-hydroxyacid dehydrogenase, which translates to MRVLVTRALTPRIETILRAEFAAEFRERDAPMTLAEARDALATYDALLPTLGDALRAEAFTGPIRAKLLANFGVGVNHIDLAAAKAAGLAVTNTPGAVTDATADIAMTLLLMSARRASEGERMLRAGGWTGWAPTQMLGAHVTGKRLGVIGMGRIGQAVAKRAHFGFGMQVAYASRSPKTLDVPATPLPLPDLLAQSDFVVLAVPATPETHHLIGAAELALMAPHAHLINVARGDVVDEAALIAALQAGRIGGAGLDVYEHEPHVPPALIALENVTLLPHLGTATEEVRDAMGLMAVENLRAFRDGTPLPNAL; encoded by the coding sequence ATGCGGGTTCTGGTCACGCGGGCGCTGACGCCGCGCATCGAGACGATCCTGCGCGCCGAATTTGCCGCCGAGTTTCGCGAGCGTGACGCGCCGATGACATTGGCCGAGGCGCGGGACGCTTTGGCCACCTATGATGCGCTCCTGCCGACCCTGGGCGATGCCTTGCGGGCCGAGGCCTTCACAGGACCCATCCGCGCGAAATTGCTGGCGAATTTCGGTGTCGGCGTGAACCATATCGACCTGGCGGCGGCGAAGGCGGCGGGGCTGGCGGTGACGAACACCCCCGGCGCCGTCACTGATGCCACGGCCGATATCGCGATGACGCTGTTGCTGATGTCGGCACGCCGCGCGTCGGAAGGCGAGCGGATGCTGCGCGCGGGCGGCTGGACCGGCTGGGCGCCGACGCAGATGCTGGGCGCGCATGTGACGGGCAAGCGGCTGGGCGTGATCGGCATGGGGCGGATCGGTCAGGCGGTGGCGAAACGCGCCCATTTCGGCTTCGGCATGCAGGTCGCCTATGCGTCGCGCAGCCCGAAAACCCTTGATGTCCCGGCCACCCCCCTGCCCCTGCCCGATCTGCTGGCACAATCGGATTTCGTCGTTCTGGCCGTGCCCGCAACACCCGAGACGCATCACCTTATCGGCGCGGCGGAACTGGCGCTGATGGCGCCCCACGCCCATCTGATCAATGTCGCGCGCGGCGATGTGGTGGACGAGGCCGCGCTGATCGCGGCGCTGCAGGCGGGCCGGATCGGCGGCGCCGGGCTGGATGTCTATGAACACGAGCCCCACGTCCCCCCGGCCCTGATCGCGCTTGAAAACGTCACGCTGCTTCCGCATCTGGGCACCGCGACCGAGGAGGTCCGCGATGCGATGGGGCTGATGGCGGTGGAAAATCTGCGCGCCTTCCGTGACGGCACGCCGCTGCCAAACGCTTTATGA
- a CDS encoding tRNA-binding protein yields MSEISYDDFAKVDIRVGRIVDVQPFPEARKPAYKLWVDFGPEVGVKKSSAQVTVHYTPETLMGRQVLGVVNFPPRQIGPFRSEALVLGLPDADGAVVLIGPGQDVPLGGKMF; encoded by the coding sequence ATGAGCGAGATCAGCTACGACGACTTCGCCAAGGTCGATATTCGCGTCGGCCGCATCGTCGACGTGCAACCCTTCCCCGAGGCGCGCAAGCCCGCCTACAAGCTTTGGGTCGATTTCGGCCCCGAGGTCGGCGTGAAGAAATCCTCGGCGCAGGTGACGGTGCATTACACGCCGGAAACGCTGATGGGGCGGCAGGTTCTGGGCGTCGTCAACTTCCCGCCGCGCCAGATCGGGCCGTTCCGCTCCGAAGCCTTGGTGCTGGGCCTGCCTGATGCCGATGGCGCCGTGGTGCTGATCGGCCCGGGGCAGGACGTGCCCTTGGGCGGGAAGATGTTCTGA
- the hisF gene encoding imidazole glycerol phosphate synthase subunit HisF, with protein MLKTRIIPCLDVADGRVVKGVNFVNLIDAGDPVEAAKAYDAAGADELCFLDIHATHENRGTMFDLVTRTAEQCFMPLTVGGGVRTQEDVRALLLAGADKVSFNSAAVANPDVVAEAADRFGSQCIVVAIDAKTVEPGRWEIFTHGGRKSTGIDAVEFARHVEAKGAGEILLTSMDRDGTKAGFNLPLTRAIADAVKIPVIASGGVGTLDHLVEGVTEGHASAVLAASIFHFGTYTIGEAKAHMAAAGIPMRLA; from the coding sequence ATGCTCAAGACGCGCATCATTCCCTGCCTCGACGTGGCCGATGGCCGCGTGGTCAAAGGCGTGAACTTCGTCAATCTGATCGACGCGGGCGACCCGGTCGAGGCCGCCAAGGCCTATGACGCGGCGGGCGCGGACGAGCTGTGTTTCCTTGACATCCATGCCACGCATGAAAACCGCGGCACGATGTTCGATCTGGTGACCCGCACCGCCGAGCAATGCTTCATGCCGCTGACCGTGGGGGGCGGCGTGCGCACGCAGGAGGATGTCCGTGCGCTGCTTCTGGCGGGGGCCGACAAGGTCAGCTTCAATTCGGCCGCCGTCGCCAATCCCGATGTGGTGGCCGAAGCCGCCGATCGCTTCGGGTCGCAATGCATCGTCGTCGCCATCGATGCGAAGACGGTCGAACCGGGGCGGTGGGAGATCTTCACCCATGGCGGGCGCAAATCGACCGGCATCGACGCGGTCGAATTTGCCCGGCATGTCGAGGCGAAGGGGGCGGGGGAAATCCTGCTCACCTCGATGGACCGCGACGGCACCAAGGCCGGGTTCAACCTTCCCCTCACCCGCGCCATTGCCGATGCGGTGAAGATCCCGGTGATCGCCAGCGGTGGCGTCGGCACGCTCGATCACCTCGTCGAGGGCGTGACCGAGGGCCATGCCTCGGCGGTCCTTGCCGCCTCGATCTTCCATTTCGGCACCTACACGATCGGCGAAGCGAAAGCCCACATGGCCGCCGCCGGCATTCCGATGAGGCTTGCATGA
- a CDS encoding beta-ketoacyl-ACP synthase III, translated as MYQPAITATGVFVPPDAISNDDLVAAFNAYADRFNAAHSDQIAEGEISPMEHSSSEFILKASGIESRYVMDRKGVLDPDRMYPALRQRSDDEPGIMAEMAVDACQKALAKAGRTGAEVDLVICAASNMERAYPAIAIEIQKLLGAGGFAFDMNVACSSATFGIQAAADMIRAGSVRRALVVNPEITSGHLEWRDRDCHFIFGDVATATLIERQVDAAQGFAIRSVKCATEFSNNIRNNNGFLRRTRPDGLADRRDMQFMQEGRKVFKEVLPLVSAHILHHLEAEGVAASSLKRLWLHQANKTMNDFIGRKVLGRDPVPGEQPNILQEFANTSSAGSIIAFDRFSDDLKPGDRGLICSFGAGYSVGSVIVERF; from the coding sequence ATGTATCAGCCAGCCATCACCGCAACCGGCGTCTTCGTGCCGCCCGATGCGATTTCGAACGACGACCTTGTAGCCGCGTTCAACGCCTATGCCGACCGTTTCAACGCCGCGCATTCGGATCAGATCGCCGAAGGCGAGATCAGCCCGATGGAGCATTCCTCGTCGGAATTCATCCTGAAAGCCTCGGGGATCGAGAGCCGCTATGTGATGGACCGCAAAGGCGTTCTGGATCCCGACCGGATGTATCCGGCGCTGCGCCAGCGCTCCGATGACGAGCCCGGGATCATGGCGGAAATGGCCGTCGATGCCTGTCAAAAGGCGCTGGCCAAGGCCGGGCGCACCGGGGCAGAGGTCGATCTGGTGATCTGTGCCGCCTCGAACATGGAACGCGCCTATCCGGCCATTGCGATTGAAATTCAAAAGCTTCTGGGCGCGGGTGGCTTTGCCTTCGACATGAACGTCGCCTGTTCCTCGGCCACTTTCGGGATTCAGGCGGCCGCCGACATGATCCGCGCGGGCTCGGTGCGGCGGGCGCTGGTGGTGAACCCGGAAATCACCTCGGGGCATCTGGAATGGCGCGACCGCGATTGCCATTTCATCTTCGGCGATGTGGCGACGGCCACGCTGATCGAGCGGCAGGTGGATGCCGCGCAGGGCTTCGCCATCCGCTCGGTGAAATGCGCGACCGAGTTTTCGAACAACATCCGCAACAACAACGGCTTTTTGCGCCGCACCCGGCCCGACGGGCTGGCGGATCGGCGCGACATGCAATTCATGCAGGAGGGCCGCAAGGTCTTCAAGGAAGTGCTGCCGCTGGTCTCGGCGCATATCCTGCATCATCTGGAGGCCGAGGGCGTGGCGGCAAGCAGTCTGAAGCGGCTCTGGCTGCATCAGGCGAACAAGACGATGAATGATTTCATCGGCCGCAAGGTGCTGGGGCGCGATCCGGTGCCCGGGGAACAGCCCAACATCCTGCAGGAATTCGCCAATACCTCCTCTGCCGGGTCGATCATCGCCTTTGACCGGTTTTCCGACGACCTGAAACCGGGCGATAGGGGGCTGATCTGCTCCTTCGGCGCGGGCTATTCGGTCGGTTCGGTGATCGTGGAGCGGTTCTGA
- the hisA gene encoding 1-(5-phosphoribosyl)-5-[(5-phosphoribosylamino)methylideneamino]imidazole-4-carboxamide isomerase, protein MILYPAIDLKDGNCVRLLHGEMDKATVFGTDPAAQAAKFEAAGCAWVHLVDLNGAFAGEPVNGAAVEAILARITVPAQLGGGIRDMATIERWLSKGLARVILGTVAVENPDLVREAAKAFPGQVAVGIDARNGKVATKGWATETDVLVTDLAQSFEDAGVAAIIYTDILRDGAMTGPNIEATEALGRAVTIPVIASGGVSSLPDLIALRDTGVIAGAISGRAIYDGALDLQAALAALKA, encoded by the coding sequence ATGATCCTCTATCCCGCAATCGACCTCAAGGACGGCAACTGCGTGCGGCTTTTGCACGGCGAAATGGACAAGGCCACGGTCTTCGGCACCGATCCGGCGGCGCAGGCGGCGAAGTTCGAGGCGGCGGGCTGCGCCTGGGTGCATCTGGTCGATCTCAACGGCGCCTTTGCGGGCGAGCCGGTGAACGGCGCCGCGGTCGAGGCGATCCTGGCCCGCATCACCGTTCCGGCGCAGCTTGGTGGCGGCATCCGCGACATGGCGACGATCGAGCGCTGGCTCTCGAAGGGCCTGGCCCGCGTCATCCTCGGCACGGTGGCGGTGGAAAACCCCGATCTCGTACGCGAAGCGGCGAAGGCCTTCCCGGGGCAAGTGGCGGTCGGCATCGATGCGAGGAACGGCAAGGTGGCGACCAAGGGCTGGGCCACGGAAACCGACGTGCTGGTGACGGATCTGGCGCAAAGCTTCGAAGATGCGGGCGTGGCGGCGATCATCTACACCGACATCCTGCGCGACGGCGCGATGACCGGCCCGAACATCGAGGCGACCGAGGCCCTTGGCCGCGCCGTCACGATCCCGGTGATCGCCAGCGGCGGCGTCTCCTCGCTGCCCGATCTGATCGCGCTGCGCGACACCGGCGTGATCGCAGGCGCAATCTCGGGCCGGGCAATCTATGACGGCGCGCTTGATCTGCAAGCGGCGCTTGCGGCGCTGAAGGCCTAG
- the gcvP gene encoding aminomethyl-transferring glycine dehydrogenase: MSFTPTDYDPYDFANRRHIGPSPSEMAEMLKVVGVPSLDALIDETVPRAIRQAAPLSWPPMTEHELHDKLREVQKKNAVMTSLIGQGYYGTATPPAIQRNVLENPAWYTAYTPYQPEIAQGRLEALLNYQTMVADLTGLPVANASLLDESTAAAEAMMMAERSAKSKARAFFVDLNLHPQTVAVLETRAAPFGIEIVKGQPDELVPDAVFGAIFQYPGTYGHVRDFTDYIAMLHEAGAIAVVATDLLALCLLKEPGAMGADIAVGSAQRFGVPMGFGGPHAAFMSCRDSLKRTMPGRIVGVSIDARGNKAYRLSLQTREQHIRREKATSNVCTAQALLAVIASFYAVFHGPKGLRAIAERVHLNAVRVRDALVAAGADVAPQAFFDTITVRVGVGQQGIMAAARQHGINLRKVGEGRVGISIDELTDEDVLVRLLDSFGIKTVPPMGQTLGFPAEMLRETDYLTHPVFHMNRAESEMMRYMRRLSDRDLALDRAMIPLGSCTMKLNAAAEMAPLTWHRYNSLHPFVPADQAGGYAEMIEDLTAKLCEITGYDAFSMQPNSGAQGEYAGLMTIAAYHRARGDAQRDICLIPVSAHGTNPASAAMAGMKVVVVKSAPNGDVDLEDFADKAAQAGDRLAACMITYPSTHGVFEETVKEICAITHRHGGQVYMDGANMNALVGLVKPGECGSDVSHLNLHKTFAIPHGGGGPGMGPIGVKAHLAPYLPGHVETDGKPGAVSAAPYGSASILLISWAYCLMMGGEGLAQATRVAILNANYIAARLKSEYPILFMGNRGRVAHECILDTRPFAEVGVTVDDIAKRLIDNGFHAPTMSWPVAGTLMVEPTESETKAEIDRFITAMLAIREEVRDVAEGRIAAEDSPLHHAPHTVEDLVAGWDRKYSREQGCFPPGAFRVDKYWPPVGRVDNVYGDRNLVCTCPPVADWAAE, encoded by the coding sequence ATGAGCTTCACCCCCACCGATTACGACCCTTACGATTTCGCCAACCGCCGCCACATCGGGCCAAGCCCGTCCGAGATGGCGGAGATGCTCAAGGTGGTGGGGGTGCCCAGCCTCGACGCGCTGATCGACGAGACGGTGCCGCGGGCGATCCGTCAGGCGGCGCCGCTTTCGTGGCCGCCGATGACGGAACACGAGCTGCACGACAAGCTGCGCGAGGTGCAGAAAAAGAACGCCGTGATGACCTCGCTGATCGGGCAGGGCTATTACGGCACCGCGACGCCGCCCGCGATCCAGCGCAACGTGCTGGAAAACCCGGCCTGGTATACCGCCTACACGCCCTATCAGCCGGAAATCGCGCAAGGCCGGCTGGAGGCGCTGCTGAACTATCAGACCATGGTCGCCGATCTGACTGGCCTGCCGGTGGCGAATGCCTCGCTGCTCGATGAATCGACCGCCGCCGCCGAGGCGATGATGATGGCCGAACGCTCCGCCAAGTCGAAGGCGCGGGCGTTTTTCGTGGACCTGAACCTGCATCCGCAGACGGTGGCGGTGCTCGAAACCCGGGCCGCGCCCTTCGGGATCGAGATCGTCAAGGGCCAGCCCGACGAGCTCGTGCCCGATGCGGTTTTCGGGGCGATTTTTCAGTATCCGGGCACCTATGGCCATGTCCGCGACTTCACCGATTACATCGCGATGCTGCATGAAGCGGGGGCGATTGCGGTGGTGGCAACGGATTTGCTGGCGCTTTGTCTGCTCAAGGAACCGGGGGCGATGGGCGCCGATATCGCCGTGGGCTCGGCGCAGCGCTTTGGCGTGCCGATGGGCTTTGGCGGTCCGCATGCCGCCTTCATGTCCTGCCGCGATTCCTTGAAACGCACGATGCCGGGGCGGATCGTCGGGGTGTCGATCGACGCGCGCGGCAACAAGGCCTATCGGCTGTCGTTGCAGACGCGCGAGCAGCATATCCGCCGCGAGAAAGCCACCTCGAACGTCTGCACCGCGCAGGCGCTTCTGGCGGTGATCGCCAGTTTCTACGCCGTTTTCCACGGGCCGAAGGGGCTGCGCGCGATTGCCGAGCGGGTGCATCTGAACGCGGTCCGCGTGCGCGATGCGCTGGTCGCCGCCGGGGCCGATGTGGCGCCGCAGGCGTTTTTCGACACGATCACCGTGCGGGTGGGCGTGGGGCAGCAGGGCATCATGGCCGCCGCGCGTCAGCACGGGATCAACCTGCGCAAGGTGGGCGAGGGGCGCGTCGGCATCTCGATTGACGAGCTGACCGATGAAGACGTGCTGGTGCGGCTTTTGGACAGTTTCGGCATCAAGACCGTGCCGCCGATGGGGCAAACCCTTGGCTTCCCGGCGGAAATGCTGCGTGAAACCGATTATCTGACGCATCCGGTCTTTCACATGAACCGCGCCGAGTCGGAGATGATGCGCTACATGCGCCGTCTGTCCGACCGCGATCTGGCGCTGGATCGGGCGATGATCCCGCTTGGCTCCTGCACGATGAAGCTCAATGCGGCGGCGGAAATGGCGCCGCTCACCTGGCACCGCTACAACTCGCTGCACCCCTTCGTTCCGGCCGATCAGGCGGGCGGCTATGCCGAGATGATCGAGGATCTGACGGCGAAGCTGTGCGAAATCACCGGCTATGACGCGTTTTCGATGCAGCCCAATTCCGGCGCGCAGGGCGAATATGCCGGGCTGATGACGATTGCCGCCTATCACCGTGCCCGCGGTGACGCGCAACGCGATATCTGTCTGATCCCGGTTTCGGCGCATGGCACCAACCCGGCCTCGGCGGCGATGGCGGGGATGAAGGTGGTCGTGGTCAAATCCGCGCCGAATGGCGATGTGGATCTGGAAGATTTCGCCGACAAGGCGGCGCAGGCGGGCGACCGGCTGGCGGCCTGCATGATCACTTATCCCTCGACCCATGGCGTGTTCGAGGAAACGGTGAAGGAAATCTGCGCCATCACCCATCGCCATGGCGGGCAGGTCTATATGGACGGCGCGAACATGAACGCGCTCGTGGGGCTGGTGAAGCCGGGCGAATGCGGCTCGGACGTGAGCCACCTCAACCTGCACAAGACCTTTGCCATTCCGCATGGCGGCGGCGGTCCCGGCATGGGGCCGATTGGCGTCAAGGCGCATCTGGCGCCCTATCTGCCCGGCCATGTGGAGACCGACGGCAAACCCGGGGCGGTGTCTGCCGCGCCCTATGGATCGGCGTCGATCCTTTTGATTTCCTGGGCCTATTGTCTGATGATGGGGGGCGAGGGGCTGGCGCAGGCGACCCGCGTGGCGATCTTGAACGCGAACTACATCGCGGCGCGGCTGAAGTCCGAATACCCGATCCTTTTCATGGGCAACCGTGGCCGGGTGGCACATGAATGCATCCTCGACACCCGGCCCTTTGCCGAAGTGGGCGTGACTGTGGATGACATCGCCAAGCGGTTGATCGACAACGGTTTCCATGCGCCGACGATGAGCTGGCCGGTGGCAGGGACGCTGATGGTGGAACCCACGGAAAGCGAGACCAAGGCCGAGATCGACCGTTTCATCACCGCGATGCTGGCCATTCGGGAAGAGGTCCGCGACGTGGCCGAGGGGCGGATCGCGGCCGAGGACAGCCCGCTGCATCACGCGCCCCACACGGTCGAGGATCTGGTGGCGGGTTGGGACCGGAAATACTCGCGCGAGCAGGGCTGTTTTCCGCCCGGCGCTTTCCGCGTCGACAAATATTGGCCGCCGGTGGGGCGGGTCGACAACGTCTATGGCGACCGCAATCTGGTCTGCACCTGCCCGCCGGTGGCGGACTGGGCGGCGGAGTAA
- a CDS encoding type III secretion system chaperone family protein: MALSEDFLDGSDLHPIDVVESVALAYEWDFDRVAHDQIAMTVEGQWRSYAITLAWSDSEETLRLISTFEIDPPKDREGALFELLNAINDQCWTGAFTYWAAQKLMVWRYGLVLAGGQIAAHEQIDRMIRSALTVSERFYPAMQLTTWGNDTPEAAMKVAIAEAYGRA, encoded by the coding sequence ATGGCACTGAGCGAAGATTTCCTGGACGGCTCCGATCTGCATCCGATCGATGTGGTCGAAAGCGTCGCGCTTGCCTATGAGTGGGACTTTGACCGCGTCGCCCACGACCAGATCGCGATGACGGTCGAGGGGCAGTGGCGGTCCTATGCGATCACGCTGGCCTGGTCGGACAGCGAAGAGACGCTGCGGCTGATCTCCACCTTCGAGATCGACCCGCCGAAGGACCGCGAAGGCGCGCTTTTCGAGCTTCTCAATGCGATCAACGATCAATGCTGGACCGGGGCCTTCACCTATTGGGCGGCGCAAAAGCTGATGGTCTGGCGCTATGGGCTGGTGCTGGCGGGCGGGCAGATCGCCGCGCATGAGCAGATCGACCGGATGATCCGCTCGGCGCTGACGGTGTCGGAACGCTTCTACCCGGCGATGCAGCTGACCACCTGGGGCAATGACACGCCCGAGGCGGCGATGAAAGTCGCCATTGCCGAGGCTTACGGCCGCGCCTAA
- the aroC gene encoding chorismate synthase: MSFNSFGHIFRVTTWGESHGPALGATVDGCPPGIAISEEFIQVFLDRRRPGQSAMTTQRQEPDRVRILSGTYEGRTTGTPIQLMIENTDQRSKDYGEIARQFRPGHADITYHQKYGLRDPRGGGRSSARETAARVAAGGVAQAVLQALVPGLTITGYMVQMGEKHLNRANFDAAEILRNPFFLPDASAVAEWTDYLAAIRKDQNSVGAAIEVVATGCPPGLGAPIYAKMDSDLAAAMMTINAVKGVEIGEGMAAAALLGTENADEIVMGPNGPDYLSNHAGGILGGITTGQPIVVRMSVKPTSSILTPRRSINTAGEAVEVVTKGRHDPCVGIRAVPVAEAMMACVILDHLLLDRAQTGGVRGQIG, from the coding sequence ATGTCGTTCAACAGCTTCGGTCACATCTTCCGCGTCACCACCTGGGGCGAAAGCCACGGGCCTGCGCTGGGCGCCACGGTCGACGGCTGCCCGCCCGGCATCGCGATTTCCGAAGAATTCATCCAGGTGTTTCTGGACCGCCGCCGCCCGGGCCAATCGGCGATGACGACGCAGCGGCAGGAACCGGACCGGGTGCGGATCCTGTCCGGCACCTATGAGGGGCGCACGACCGGCACGCCCATTCAGTTGATGATCGAGAACACCGACCAGCGCTCGAAAGATTACGGCGAGATCGCGCGGCAGTTCCGCCCGGGTCATGCCGACATCACCTATCACCAGAAATACGGGCTGCGCGATCCGCGCGGCGGGGGCCGCTCGAGTGCGCGGGAAACCGCGGCGCGGGTGGCGGCGGGTGGCGTCGCGCAGGCGGTGCTGCAGGCGCTGGTGCCGGGCCTGACGATCACCGGCTACATGGTGCAGATGGGCGAGAAACATCTGAACCGCGCCAATTTCGACGCCGCGGAAATCCTGCGCAACCCGTTCTTCCTGCCCGATGCTTCGGCCGTGGCGGAGTGGACCGACTATCTCGCCGCGATCCGCAAGGATCAGAATTCGGTCGGTGCCGCGATCGAGGTGGTGGCGACGGGCTGCCCCCCTGGTCTGGGGGCGCCGATCTATGCCAAGATGGACAGCGATCTGGCGGCGGCGATGATGACGATCAATGCGGTCAAGGGCGTCGAGATCGGCGAGGGCATGGCGGCGGCGGCGCTTTTGGGCACCGAGAATGCCGACGAGATCGTGATGGGGCCGAACGGGCCGGACTATCTGAGCAATCACGCGGGCGGCATTCTGGGCGGCATCACCACCGGGCAACCGATCGTGGTGCGGATGTCGGTCAAGCCGACCTCCTCGATCCTGACGCCGCGCCGCTCGATCAACACGGCGGGCGAGGCGGTCGAGGTGGTGACGAAGGGCCGTCACGATCCCTGCGTCGGCATCCGCGCCGTGCCGGTGGCCGAGGCGATGATGGCCTGCGTGATCCTTGATCACCTGCTTTTGGACCGCGCGCAGACCGGCGGGGTCCGCGGCCAGATCGGTTAA
- the proC gene encoding pyrroline-5-carboxylate reductase, which translates to MDFSDIEARGLVLLGCGKMGSALLAGWLRQGLSPTSVHVVEPFPSDWLKGSGVALNSALPAAPAVVLVAVKPQMMAEALPGLQAMGGGETLFVTVAAGTTLAKYAAILGASTPVVRAMPNTPAAIGRGITAICGNATATPAHLDLAEGLLSAVGQVVRLEGEHQMDAVTAVSGSGPAYVFHLIEALAAAGEAEGLPADLAMKLAKATVGGAGQLAEDATESPAQLRVNVTSPGGTTAAALTHLMDPETGFPGLLQRAVKAAADRGRELGQ; encoded by the coding sequence ATGGATTTTTCCGATATCGAGGCCCGCGGGCTGGTGCTTTTGGGCTGCGGCAAGATGGGCTCTGCGCTGCTTGCGGGCTGGCTGCGGCAGGGGCTTTCGCCGACATCCGTGCATGTGGTCGAGCCGTTTCCAAGCGACTGGCTGAAGGGCAGCGGTGTGGCGCTGAACAGCGCCCTGCCTGCGGCGCCTGCCGTGGTTCTGGTGGCGGTGAAGCCGCAGATGATGGCCGAGGCGCTGCCGGGCCTGCAGGCGATGGGGGGCGGCGAGACGCTTTTCGTCACCGTGGCCGCGGGCACGACGCTTGCGAAATATGCAGCGATTCTGGGGGCTTCGACGCCGGTGGTGCGGGCGATGCCGAACACGCCCGCCGCGATCGGCCGCGGCATCACCGCGATCTGCGGCAATGCGACGGCGACCCCGGCGCATCTGGATCTGGCCGAGGGGCTCTTGTCTGCCGTCGGTCAGGTGGTGCGGCTGGAGGGCGAGCATCAGATGGATGCGGTCACGGCGGTTTCGGGTTCGGGCCCGGCCTATGTCTTTCACCTGATCGAGGCGCTGGCCGCGGCGGGCGAGGCCGAGGGGCTGCCTGCCGATCTGGCGATGAAACTGGCCAAGGCGACGGTGGGCGGCGCCGGGCAGCTGGCGGAAGATGCCACGGAAAGCCCGGCGCAGCTGCGCGTCAACGTCACCTCTCCGGGCGGCACGACGGCGGCGGCGCTCACCCATCTGATGGACCCCGAAACCGGCTTTCCGGGGCTGTTGCAGCGCGCGGTCAAGGCCGCGGCGGACCGCGGGCGGGAACTGGGCCAATGA
- a CDS encoding phosphoribosyl-ATP diphosphatase, with protein MTALSRLAATVEARKGADPESSWTAKLFAKGPEKCAEKFGEEAVEAIIAAVKNDRANLVYEAADVLYHLTVMLAARDVSLDEVLAELDRRAGTSGIAEKAARG; from the coding sequence ATGACCGCCCTGTCCCGCCTGGCCGCCACCGTCGAAGCCCGCAAGGGCGCCGATCCCGAAAGTTCCTGGACCGCGAAGCTTTTCGCCAAGGGCCCGGAAAAATGCGCCGAGAAATTCGGCGAGGAAGCGGTCGAGGCGATCATCGCCGCGGTGAAGAACGACCGTGCGAACCTTGTTTATGAAGCCGCCGACGTGCTTTACCATCTGACCGTGATGCTGGCCGCGCGCGACGTGAGCCTGGACGAGGTTCTGGCCGAGCTGGACCGCCGCGCGGGCACATCTGGCATTGCCGAGAAAGCCGCGCGGGGCTGA
- a CDS encoding DUF2147 domain-containing protein has product MKTTLMAAGLCLVAGMAAADPIEGLWQTQPDDGAYAHVKIAPCGPAFCGTIVKSFKETGPYDSPNVGRQIVIDMVPKGPGAYEGKVWRPSNDKIYIGKIALSGKSMKLSGCVAGGLICKAQAWTKVD; this is encoded by the coding sequence ATGAAGACGACCCTGATGGCGGCGGGCCTGTGCCTTGTGGCGGGGATGGCCGCGGCCGACCCGATCGAGGGGCTGTGGCAGACCCAGCCCGACGACGGCGCCTATGCGCATGTGAAGATCGCCCCCTGCGGTCCGGCCTTTTGCGGCACGATCGTGAAATCCTTCAAGGAGACGGGGCCTTACGACTCGCCCAATGTCGGCCGGCAGATCGTCATCGACATGGTGCCGAAGGGGCCGGGCGCCTATGAGGGCAAGGTCTGGCGGCCCTCGAATGACAAGATCTACATCGGCAAGATCGCGCTTTCGGGCAAGTCGATGAAGCTGTCGGGCTGCGTCGCGGGCGGGCTGATCTGCAAGGCGCAGGCCTGGACCAAGGTGGACTGA
- a CDS encoding DUF1330 domain-containing protein: protein MSETPKGYWVGHVTVEDPQAYQAYRAANAAAFAKYGARFLVRGGAMEVVEGDLRPRTIVIEFPSLAAARACYLSPEYQHALGLRTPVSEADICIVEGWIG, encoded by the coding sequence ATGAGCGAGACACCCAAGGGCTACTGGGTCGGCCATGTCACCGTGGAGGATCCGCAGGCCTATCAGGCCTACCGCGCCGCCAATGCCGCCGCCTTTGCGAAATACGGGGCGCGTTTCCTTGTCCGCGGGGGCGCGATGGAGGTGGTCGAGGGCGATCTGCGCCCGCGCACCATCGTCATCGAATTTCCCAGCCTCGCCGCCGCGCGCGCCTGTTACCTGAGCCCGGAATACCAGCATGCGCTGGGACTGCGCACGCCGGTTTCCGAGGCCGATATCTGCATCGTCGAGGGTTGGATCGGCTGA